One Niabella beijingensis DNA window includes the following coding sequences:
- a CDS encoding FtsW/RodA/SpoVE family cell cycle protein — MKKKIVLYPRRTERILLLGATLLLGIMAFQYYQNRKADFINTDYGYESGKVINLAAPVQAATLQQLFAKGGYFTDEAYIRFIAGKIKTLVEKERVLPNLGALNKNSLMIPATDFLNTSSPSGKLRFLNAITQLDMDSALYDQELKNPVAYPDEVAVQNTKTRLSIHGKVRLGVSDSSEGGAAKGVLVKLTEIFPSNYYDTLSTKAADAPAEFLARTNENGAYEFYNLKEHSNYRVTAMKPGYDFGGAKGIAAMDNDQTFNFSGKPHLIRLLDRTEFRQIKNDKIFTVRTPADFKKEYITNLVLFVLAFWAFHFILWLKNYRSDQFILPLLFFLSGTGIMALYSMQDPLRDIIHGSGMAKCAAGVLLFAAVVLFFLKDRAVMRFYHSRWFDPVYALLPGAGGLKAPRGYSWMLLSIALMLLLAFIGTGPEGSGVKVNLFGFQVSELSKFLMIVFFAAYFAVNSDYFRNIPDNRWLTRNNLKMLLLFVFLLAVYAALGDLGPAIVLCLTFLFFYSFAKEEFFAMVLAAVSYVVLLTITSRFINDARHDFLPGLATLACVGTLAFAFFKKRYESVFFIILIISSFILLATLPFEFTQRLADRNGMFRNIWENKLIGGDQVAHGIWSLNAGGFFGQGLGQGYSSVMPAYHTDMILESIGEELGITALIALFLAFGLLTYRSLLAARRTGKPFLFYLVAGIAIATVLQFFLITAGTLGLIPLTGISVPFLSKGNAGIIITLAAFILVLILSHERGDALEMEYVKKNFDNVNAYAILSFFAVLIFYTGTLFWYQYKSDEYITKPSLVLNRKGAWQYSYNPRIGIFLREIRSGNIYDKNGVLLATSSKATFDQFKNKLIPLGANPVLYAEQLKREQHRYYPFGADLLFWLGDYNKEIANEEEAGYAAEYRHYTLLKGFDVTYTTSQKTSDRYREARFLPVTEKESELVKYDYSALAPILKEGKNGKWVELQNNKDKDIRLSLDVVLNQKINAVIQNTAASGPFRTSVVALNAATGDVLASASNPAPSYKDLKLISNIDPSDYRTIFRQLFQDRVVVPQDLGITFNSRPGSTVKIIDATAAMNQYGTAASQFSYFIYPAEVIHQGEPVNMNVDMRTAIVRSSNVYFIKLANDKNLQTSLFNLYDALGMNILNRGGFHFQRPEDYDSERYFKEWGTFVAKGKSIFNSQRLMNTRRRLQSPYSDLAWGQGELAATPLHLARMSGVIADSGVLQPSRFLFQSWNNKLSLQKEQSITSEPRIAPLIGEFMKEQSAKVSAASGLTVHGKTGSPERDKLIRKADGKTALKRVTDSWYTFFVASPKLRAPVAFTIRIEEIGNSEYAKTLAVELLKQLKSAGYF, encoded by the coding sequence ATGAAGAAAAAAATAGTTTTATATCCCCGGAGAACCGAACGTATTCTTTTACTCGGTGCCACCCTGCTGCTGGGCATTATGGCATTTCAATATTACCAGAACAGGAAGGCGGATTTTATCAATACGGACTATGGGTATGAAAGCGGTAAAGTGATCAACCTGGCTGCGCCGGTTCAGGCGGCTACCCTGCAGCAGCTCTTTGCAAAAGGTGGCTATTTTACGGATGAGGCGTATATCCGTTTTATTGCGGGAAAGATCAAAACGCTTGTTGAAAAGGAAAGGGTGCTGCCCAACCTGGGGGCATTGAACAAAAACAGCCTGATGATCCCTGCAACGGATTTTCTGAATACTTCCAGTCCTTCGGGTAAACTCCGTTTTTTAAATGCCATTACGCAACTGGATATGGACAGTGCCCTGTATGATCAGGAATTGAAAAACCCGGTAGCCTATCCGGATGAAGTGGCCGTTCAGAACACAAAAACAAGACTGTCCATTCATGGCAAGGTCCGCCTGGGCGTCTCCGACAGCAGCGAAGGAGGTGCCGCAAAAGGAGTGCTGGTAAAACTTACGGAGATCTTTCCTTCCAATTATTATGATACCCTGAGTACAAAAGCCGCTGATGCACCGGCAGAGTTCCTGGCCCGGACAAATGAGAACGGCGCCTATGAATTCTATAACCTGAAAGAACACAGCAACTACCGGGTAACGGCCATGAAGCCCGGATATGATTTCGGTGGCGCCAAAGGCATCGCAGCAATGGATAATGATCAGACCTTCAACTTTTCGGGAAAGCCGCATCTGATAAGGCTGCTGGACCGGACGGAGTTCCGGCAGATCAAAAATGACAAGATCTTTACCGTGCGTACGCCAGCCGATTTTAAGAAAGAATACATCACCAATCTGGTATTATTCGTGCTGGCGTTCTGGGCCTTTCACTTTATTCTGTGGCTAAAGAATTACCGGAGCGATCAGTTCATCCTGCCGTTGCTGTTTTTCCTTTCGGGTACGGGGATCATGGCACTTTACAGCATGCAGGACCCGCTGCGCGATATTATCCACGGAAGCGGTATGGCAAAATGTGCAGCCGGTGTATTATTGTTTGCAGCGGTTGTATTGTTCTTTTTAAAGGACAGGGCCGTGATGCGTTTTTATCATTCCCGGTGGTTCGATCCCGTGTATGCGTTACTGCCCGGGGCGGGCGGGTTAAAAGCGCCCCGCGGCTATTCCTGGATGCTGTTGTCTATCGCACTGATGTTGCTGCTGGCCTTTATCGGTACCGGTCCGGAAGGGAGTGGTGTGAAAGTGAACCTGTTCGGGTTCCAGGTAAGCGAATTGTCCAAATTCTTAATGATCGTTTTTTTTGCGGCTTACTTCGCGGTGAATTCCGATTACTTCAGGAATATCCCGGACAACCGCTGGCTGACGCGCAATAACCTGAAGATGCTGCTGCTGTTCGTTTTCCTGCTGGCGGTTTATGCGGCCCTGGGGGATCTGGGGCCTGCGATCGTGCTTTGTCTCACCTTTCTGTTCTTCTATTCATTTGCAAAAGAAGAATTCTTTGCAATGGTGCTGGCTGCTGTTAGCTATGTGGTGCTGCTGACGATCACTTCCCGGTTCATCAATGATGCCCGGCATGATTTTCTTCCCGGCCTGGCCACACTAGCCTGCGTGGGAACACTGGCATTCGCCTTTTTCAAAAAGCGGTACGAATCGGTGTTTTTTATCATTCTGATCATCTCTTCCTTTATCCTGCTGGCCACCCTGCCATTTGAGTTTACACAGCGGCTGGCCGACCGTAACGGAATGTTCCGGAATATCTGGGAGAATAAGCTCATTGGCGGGGATCAGGTGGCGCACGGGATCTGGTCGCTGAATGCCGGAGGATTTTTCGGACAGGGCCTGGGGCAGGGTTATTCCAGTGTAATGCCCGCTTATCATACGGATATGATCCTGGAAAGCATCGGGGAGGAGTTGGGGATCACAGCACTGATCGCCCTTTTCCTGGCATTCGGATTACTGACCTATCGCTCCCTGCTCGCAGCGCGCAGAACGGGAAAGCCGTTTCTTTTCTACCTTGTGGCGGGTATCGCTATTGCCACTGTGCTGCAGTTTTTCCTGATCACGGCAGGTACCCTGGGATTGATCCCGCTTACAGGGATCTCAGTTCCGTTCCTCAGTAAGGGGAATGCGGGTATCATCATAACGCTGGCTGCTTTTATTCTGGTGCTGATACTGTCGCATGAAAGGGGGGATGCGCTGGAAATGGAATACGTGAAAAAGAACTTTGATAATGTGAATGCCTATGCGATCCTGAGCTTTTTTGCCGTGCTGATTTTTTATACCGGCACCCTGTTCTGGTACCAGTATAAATCGGATGAATATATTACAAAACCGTCCCTGGTGCTGAACCGTAAAGGTGCCTGGCAATACAGTTATAATCCACGCATCGGTATCTTCCTACGCGAGATCCGCTCGGGCAATATTTATGATAAGAACGGGGTATTGCTGGCCACTTCCAGCAAAGCGACTTTTGACCAGTTTAAGAACAAGCTCATTCCTCTGGGGGCCAACCCGGTTCTGTATGCCGAACAACTGAAACGGGAGCAGCACCGGTATTATCCGTTCGGGGCGGACCTGCTGTTCTGGCTGGGCGACTACAATAAAGAGATCGCAAACGAAGAAGAAGCGGGTTATGCGGCCGAATACCGCCATTACACCCTGCTGAAAGGATTTGATGTTACCTATACCACATCGCAGAAAACATCCGACCGCTACCGGGAAGCCCGGTTCCTGCCGGTTACCGAAAAGGAATCGGAGCTGGTGAAATATGATTACAGCGCATTGGCGCCGATTCTGAAGGAGGGTAAAAATGGCAAATGGGTAGAGCTGCAGAATAATAAGGATAAGGACATCCGCCTGTCGCTGGACGTGGTGCTGAACCAGAAGATCAATGCGGTGATCCAGAATACCGCGGCATCCGGTCCGTTCCGGACTTCTGTGGTTGCGCTGAATGCAGCAACCGGTGATGTGCTCGCCTCAGCGTCCAATCCGGCACCTTCCTACAAGGATCTGAAGCTGATCAGCAATATCGACCCTTCCGATTACCGTACGATCTTCCGGCAACTGTTCCAGGACCGGGTGGTCGTGCCCCAGGACCTGGGGATCACTTTCAATTCCAGGCCGGGATCAACGGTGAAAATCATTGATGCCACTGCTGCCATGAACCAGTATGGCACTGCAGCCTCACAGTTCAGTTATTTTATTTATCCCGCAGAGGTGATCCATCAGGGTGAGCCGGTGAACATGAATGTGGATATGCGTACGGCCATCGTCCGCTCCAGCAATGTTTATTTTATCAAACTGGCCAACGATAAGAATTTGCAGACTTCCCTTTTTAACCTGTATGATGCTTTGGGGATGAATATCCTGAACCGGGGTGGCTTTCATTTTCAGCGGCCGGAGGATTACGACAGCGAGCGTTATTTCAAAGAGTGGGGAACATTTGTTGCAAAAGGTAAGAGTATTTTTAACAGCCAGCGGCTGATGAATACACGGAGACGGCTGCAGTCGCCGTATTCCGACCTGGCCTGGGGGCAGGGCGAGCTGGCTGCAACACCGCTGCACCTGGCGCGTATGTCTGGTGTAATAGCCGATAGCGGCGTGCTGCAACCCTCCCGTTTCCTGTTTCAAAGCTGGAATAACAAATTGTCACTGCAAAAGGAACAGTCCATTACCAGTGAGCCCCGGATCGCGCCACTCATCGGTGAATTTATGAAAGAGCAATCCGCTAAGGTATCTGCCGCTTCGGGGTTGACGGTACATGGGAAAACGGGTAGTCCCGAACGCGATAAACTGATCCGGAAGGCAGACGGGAAAACCGCGCTGAAACGGGTCACGGACTCCTGGTATACATTTTTTGTAGCTTCGCCGAAGCTAAGGGCCCCGGTGGCTTTTACCATACGGATCGAAGAGATCGGAAATTCGGAATACGCAAAAACACTGGCGGTTGAACTATTGAAACAATTAAAATCGGCCGGGTATTTTTAG
- a CDS encoding FHA domain-containing serine/threonine-protein kinase, with translation MLELASKYDILKVIGHGGFSAVFKARSKDDPEHVVALKQLDFVLENEDAKEYRDFKNEVEILKRLDHPHIVKIYEEYILDNKPSLEMEFVDGETLETVLQREGPFSVDDALDVIAQMAAALSYCHHYHTYGASPRHRVSDSVIINRNAIIHNDINPKNIIRSKIEDGSYRYVLIDFGLSFVDPDAVRHSKKEDGMAEYKAPEKWRGQLVDTPSDIYSLGIVIYELLTGGVPFPVKDYKQANEMIALEEKHKSAPVPDICEKRIEALEQREGQRPDSCDIPAWLELLVLRCLEKDPLKRFRTGRELARFFYDGLDGKIEIPEEEAEVIDIDPAGPVKNAGAYLEVAPNILTEGQHFFLNKDLVTVGRWNDQPGMPADFSIRTSDRFISKNHCQVLRRRNTDGEYTYFLQDKAPSKNGTFFNTEKNSIRLSDRTEVALKDGDYFWLGNTKLIFHQG, from the coding sequence ATGCTGGAACTGGCATCGAAATATGATATTCTGAAGGTGATCGGTCACGGAGGTTTTTCTGCCGTATTCAAGGCGCGGAGCAAAGATGACCCGGAACACGTGGTGGCGCTGAAACAGCTGGATTTTGTGCTGGAAAACGAGGACGCCAAAGAATACCGGGATTTTAAGAATGAGGTAGAGATCCTGAAGCGGCTGGATCATCCGCATATTGTAAAGATCTACGAAGAATACATACTGGATAATAAACCCTCGCTTGAGATGGAGTTTGTGGACGGCGAAACACTGGAAACCGTACTGCAACGCGAAGGCCCTTTTTCTGTGGATGACGCGCTGGATGTGATCGCCCAGATGGCTGCTGCACTCAGCTATTGCCACCATTACCATACTTATGGCGCATCGCCCCGGCACCGGGTTTCCGATTCGGTGATCATCAACCGCAATGCCATTATCCATAACGATATCAACCCCAAGAATATCATCCGCTCCAAAATTGAGGACGGATCCTACCGCTACGTGCTTATCGATTTCGGTTTGTCTTTTGTGGATCCTGATGCCGTTAGGCACAGTAAGAAGGAAGACGGCATGGCCGAGTACAAGGCCCCGGAGAAATGGCGTGGTCAACTGGTGGATACGCCGTCGGATATTTACAGTCTGGGGATCGTGATTTATGAATTGCTGACCGGCGGCGTCCCGTTTCCGGTAAAGGATTATAAGCAGGCCAATGAAATGATCGCGCTGGAAGAAAAACATAAAAGCGCTCCGGTGCCGGATATCTGTGAAAAACGGATCGAAGCCCTGGAGCAGAGAGAGGGACAGCGGCCGGATAGCTGCGACATTCCTGCGTGGCTGGAGCTGCTGGTGCTCCGGTGCCTGGAAAAGGATCCGTTGAAGCGTTTCAGAACAGGCAGGGAGCTGGCCCGGTTCTTTTACGACGGACTGGATGGTAAGATCGAGATCCCGGAGGAAGAAGCGGAAGTGATCGATATTGACCCCGCGGGTCCGGTAAAGAACGCCGGAGCCTACCTGGAAGTAGCCCCCAATATCCTTACCGAAGGACAGCACTTTTTTCTGAATAAGGACCTGGTTACCGTTGGCAGATGGAATGATCAGCCGGGCATGCCGGCCGATTTCAGCATCCGGACATCCGACCGGTTCATCTCTAAAAATCATTGCCAGGTTTTACGCCGGCGCAACACCGACGGGGAGTATACCTATTTTCTCCAGGACAAGGCTCCGAGTAAGAACGGGACCTTTTTCAATACAGAAAAGAATTCCATACGTCTTTCCGACAGAACGGAAGTGGCATTAAAGGACGGCGACTATTTCTGGTTGGGAAATACAAAACTCATCTTTCATCAGGGCTAA
- the panD gene encoding aspartate 1-decarboxylase, whose protein sequence is MFIEVFKSKIHRAVVTEAFLNYMGSITIDEALMEAANLLENEKVQVVNVNNGERLETYVIKGKRGSGTICLNGPAARKAQVGDPVIIISYAMMSVEEAKKHQPTIVFPKEGNKL, encoded by the coding sequence ATGTTTATTGAAGTTTTTAAATCCAAGATCCACAGAGCCGTGGTCACAGAGGCCTTTCTCAATTATATGGGCAGCATCACCATCGATGAAGCGCTGATGGAAGCGGCCAATCTCCTTGAGAATGAAAAGGTTCAGGTAGTAAATGTCAATAATGGCGAACGTCTGGAAACCTATGTGATCAAGGGCAAAAGAGGCTCCGGCACCATTTGCCTCAACGGACCTGCTGCACGCAAGGCCCAGGTAGGTGACCCGGTCATCATTATCTCCTATGCCATGATGAGCGTTGAAGAAGCCAAAAAACACCAGCCAACCATTGTTTTCCCCAAAGAAGGGAATAAACTGTAA
- a CDS encoding SH3 domain-containing protein — protein sequence MKSFIVTAGLILLLGTAQAQKRLTAVVTSKGTVVEHKVTSGESLLYLSNKYGISLSTLARANGLKTNQDIRIGQLIRVPVTAANLNTKSRKGIPVYYEAGAKDNLTTISRKFNRVDIKTLKSWNKLRKDVVSKGQDLLVGYMTDNAAKKEEDKKETAATNSGADIKAGKKVTATSAVNIRKGAGTDKAVVGTVQKDEVVTVTRRVNSEWAEIRTADGKKGYMAAQFLEPAASQPEEEKSTAKSGSDLKAGTKVTVSSAVNIRKGPGTDQPVVGRLEKDEVVTVTRRINDEWTAIRTADGKKGYMASQFLETADRAVTETREVPKTAAAKNSGKKVKAATDTYINIRKGPGTDQPVVGQAQKDELLTLIRRVNDEWSVVRTGDGTEGYAASQYLVDPSVEPAPPVAKKEQPAARAEKQMAITGTGINIRKGPGTNEPVVGRAESNEIVTVTRDVNSEWAAVRTGEGVTGYIASRFLGPVGSNNVAEAAPEETAVAKTESKKQPRTKTEAPVSSAPVAETAPPAVGFDESGYFKTAYDTQTGAAATKDRSVHAGVFKTDKGWDDGKYYMLIDGIPSGTIVKLSNPNANTSVYAKVLGDIKSLKQKKGPAARISDAAATALRINAGDFDVVVTH from the coding sequence ATGAAATCGTTTATTGTTACGGCAGGATTAATTCTACTACTGGGAACCGCCCAGGCGCAAAAAAGACTGACTGCAGTAGTTACTTCCAAAGGTACTGTTGTTGAGCATAAAGTTACCTCCGGGGAGTCGTTATTGTATCTAAGCAATAAGTACGGCATTTCCCTTTCAACACTTGCCAGGGCCAACGGATTGAAAACCAATCAGGATATACGGATTGGCCAGCTGATCCGGGTGCCGGTTACCGCTGCCAACCTGAATACAAAATCAAGAAAAGGGATTCCGGTGTATTATGAAGCCGGTGCAAAGGATAACCTGACCACGATCAGCAGGAAATTTAACCGGGTTGACATCAAAACCCTGAAGTCCTGGAATAAACTGCGGAAAGACGTGGTTTCAAAGGGACAGGACCTGCTGGTGGGTTATATGACCGATAATGCAGCAAAAAAAGAAGAGGATAAAAAAGAGACCGCTGCCACAAATTCAGGAGCTGATATTAAAGCCGGTAAAAAAGTTACCGCAACCTCGGCCGTGAACATCCGCAAGGGTGCCGGTACCGATAAGGCGGTAGTAGGCACGGTTCAGAAGGACGAAGTGGTTACCGTTACACGCCGTGTAAACAGCGAGTGGGCCGAGATCCGCACAGCTGACGGAAAAAAAGGCTATATGGCTGCTCAGTTCCTTGAGCCGGCAGCTTCCCAGCCCGAAGAAGAGAAAAGTACTGCTAAAAGCGGTAGCGATCTGAAGGCGGGCACGAAAGTAACTGTATCTTCAGCTGTAAATATCCGTAAGGGACCGGGCACCGACCAGCCGGTGGTGGGCCGGCTGGAAAAAGATGAAGTGGTTACTGTAACGCGCCGGATAAATGATGAATGGACTGCGATCCGCACTGCTGATGGAAAAAAGGGCTATATGGCTTCCCAGTTTCTTGAAACAGCAGATCGTGCAGTAACTGAAACGCGCGAAGTTCCAAAAACGGCAGCAGCAAAAAACTCCGGTAAAAAAGTAAAGGCAGCAACAGATACCTATATAAATATCCGCAAAGGTCCGGGCACGGATCAGCCGGTGGTAGGGCAGGCACAGAAGGATGAACTGCTTACTTTGATCCGCCGGGTAAATGACGAATGGTCCGTTGTACGTACAGGCGATGGTACCGAAGGCTATGCTGCCAGCCAGTATCTTGTTGATCCTTCCGTTGAACCGGCGCCGCCGGTGGCTAAAAAAGAACAGCCTGCAGCCCGGGCAGAAAAACAAATGGCGATTACAGGAACCGGCATCAACATCCGCAAAGGTCCGGGAACCAATGAACCGGTAGTGGGCAGGGCAGAAAGCAATGAAATCGTTACGGTAACCCGTGATGTAAATAGCGAATGGGCTGCAGTCCGCACCGGTGAAGGTGTTACGGGGTATATCGCTTCCCGCTTTTTAGGGCCGGTAGGCAGCAACAATGTTGCGGAAGCCGCGCCTGAAGAAACTGCTGTTGCCAAAACGGAATCCAAAAAACAACCCCGCACAAAAACTGAAGCGCCGGTCTCTTCTGCCCCGGTTGCTGAAACAGCGCCGCCTGCTGTAGGTTTTGATGAGAGCGGCTATTTTAAAACCGCATATGATACACAAACGGGGGCGGCTGCTACAAAAGACCGGTCGGTACATGCAGGGGTGTTTAAAACAGACAAAGGCTGGGATGACGGGAAATACTACATGCTGATCGACGGGATCCCCTCCGGCACAATTGTAAAGCTGTCCAATCCCAATGCCAACACTTCCGTGTATGCCAAAGTGCTGGGTGATATAAAAAGCCTGAAACAGAAAAAAGGACCGGCGGCACGTATCAGCGATGCGGCTGCAACAGCATTACGCATCAATGCCGGCGATTTTGATGTGGTGGTAACCCATTAA
- a CDS encoding DUF6624 domain-containing protein produces the protein MKKRYCFIATLLICISTAAQEKTYNAALANELAAMVKTDQIAAKPPAGAYKDLDKADWQHFKDSVFQTHKKRLAVIYRDHGYPGYDLVGKEGAFNFWLMVQHCDFDPAFQQQVLEGMRQQVDKKNAPADKYGWLTDRVNLNTGKPQIYGSQVTYNTDSCQAYPKNLYDSVHVNKRRALLGMEPLEAYLNAMSEIHFEMNRESYMKQGITGPKRYPQNKQ, from the coding sequence ATGAAAAAACGGTACTGTTTCATTGCCACATTGTTGATCTGCATTTCCACCGCTGCTCAGGAAAAAACATACAATGCCGCATTGGCAAACGAATTAGCGGCAATGGTAAAAACCGACCAGATAGCCGCTAAGCCTCCGGCAGGCGCTTACAAGGATCTGGATAAGGCAGACTGGCAGCATTTTAAAGACAGTGTTTTCCAAACCCACAAAAAGCGGTTGGCGGTAATCTACCGCGATCACGGCTATCCGGGCTATGATCTTGTCGGCAAAGAGGGCGCATTCAATTTTTGGCTTATGGTACAACATTGTGATTTTGATCCGGCCTTTCAGCAACAGGTACTGGAGGGAATGCGGCAGCAGGTAGATAAAAAGAACGCGCCGGCTGATAAATACGGCTGGCTGACAGACCGCGTAAATCTCAATACCGGGAAGCCCCAAATCTACGGATCCCAGGTAACGTATAACACGGACAGTTGCCAGGCTTATCCTAAAAATTTATACGACAGCGTTCATGTTAACAAACGAAGGGCCCTACTGGGCATGGAGCCATTGGAAGCCTATCTCAATGCTATGTCTGAAATACACTTTGAAATGAACCGGGAATCCTATATGAAACAAGGCATTACCGGTCCAAAACGATATCCGCAAAACAAACAATAA
- a CDS encoding alpha/beta hydrolase-fold protein, whose product MKPILFLTAFFATSFVKAQTIVTRSIYASELNDSIRYRVWLPERFDKNAKHTAIYTVEDTEDGILFGCASFAMKQKSIPGTIVVGIISGRKLIDFNFLTGKPNPKGMTFLKEWTTRIIPDVEKEFGASVYKAFMGHSYSAVYGNYLMLHHPGLFKGYILFAPERYWNDETKPVYSISDSIARYYNNNKAFVYLAVGAEDIKRRKDYVSEIADKVKILDSTRFIFKSEIAAGSHHMSIVPNKMEAALWHIFNSVTNFQDRDSVVNALEYFNEVQKDLNDVFGIDIPKYPETSWYFYKLAAKNRDEKAFNTFSNYFPFQKMLGGAGLDYCNIASVCLAEGWKSKAEALYQQAIKQAAEDEQTKPAVQNQYNIEMASRNLAFKIYTADPDKAWNILLHAAKTIKYIGNYFNAGRFGVEKKLHLEAGISYLKKCLDMKDSEEFIQYEERIYQYLAQGYFLQDNKKKALEFAEKTVALNPGNDPARYILFKYGKAPG is encoded by the coding sequence ATGAAACCGATCCTGTTTTTAACCGCCTTTTTTGCAACATCATTTGTAAAAGCGCAGACCATTGTTACCAGAAGCATTTATGCCTCTGAACTGAACGATAGCATCCGTTACCGCGTATGGCTTCCGGAACGTTTTGATAAGAATGCAAAACATACCGCCATTTACACCGTTGAGGACACAGAAGACGGCATCCTGTTTGGCTGTGCCTCTTTTGCAATGAAACAAAAAAGCATCCCCGGCACCATCGTTGTTGGCATCATCAGCGGAAGAAAACTTATCGATTTTAATTTTTTAACCGGCAAACCCAATCCAAAAGGGATGACCTTTTTAAAGGAATGGACCACCCGGATCATTCCCGACGTGGAAAAAGAATTCGGGGCATCGGTATACAAAGCCTTTATGGGCCATTCCTACAGCGCCGTTTACGGGAATTACCTGATGCTTCACCATCCCGGACTGTTTAAGGGTTATATATTGTTCGCTCCCGAACGGTACTGGAACGACGAGACCAAACCGGTTTATTCCATCTCCGATTCCATTGCCCGGTACTATAACAACAATAAGGCTTTTGTATATCTGGCCGTGGGAGCAGAGGATATAAAAAGAAGAAAGGACTATGTAAGTGAAATCGCCGATAAAGTAAAGATACTGGACAGTACCCGGTTTATTTTTAAATCAGAGATAGCAGCAGGTTCGCACCACATGAGCATCGTACCGAACAAAATGGAGGCGGCGCTCTGGCATATTTTCAACTCTGTCACCAATTTCCAGGACAGGGACAGTGTGGTAAATGCGCTCGAATATTTTAACGAAGTGCAGAAAGACCTGAATGATGTATTCGGTATTGACATCCCGAAATACCCCGAAACCTCGTGGTATTTTTATAAACTGGCTGCAAAAAACCGCGACGAAAAAGCGTTCAACACATTCAGCAATTATTTCCCGTTTCAAAAAATGCTGGGCGGTGCCGGTCTGGATTATTGCAATATCGCGTCTGTTTGTCTTGCCGAGGGATGGAAAAGCAAGGCAGAAGCCCTGTATCAGCAAGCGATCAAACAAGCTGCTGAAGATGAACAAACAAAACCGGCCGTACAAAACCAGTACAATATTGAAATGGCCTCCCGTAACCTGGCGTTCAAGATCTATACCGCCGACCCGGATAAAGCATGGAACATACTGCTTCATGCCGCGAAAACAATAAAATACATCGGTAATTATTTCAATGCAGGTAGATTCGGGGTCGAAAAAAAGCTGCATTTGGAAGCAGGCATCTCCTACCTGAAAAAATGCCTTGACATGAAAGACAGCGAAGAATTTATACAATACGAAGAACGAATCTATCAATACCTGGCACAGGGCTATTTTCTTCAGGATAATAAAAAGAAAGCCCTTGAGTTTGCAGAAAAGACAGTGGCATTGAATCCTGGCAACGATCCGGCCAGATATATTTTATTCAAATACGGTAAGGCTCCCGGCTAA